One Littorina saxatilis isolate snail1 linkage group LG1, US_GU_Lsax_2.0, whole genome shotgun sequence genomic window carries:
- the LOC138971288 gene encoding proteasome assembly chaperone 4-like: MEGNDETNVESIHPLISVHNFEDNILGNQIYFHVIKLSESFHICVGTAAVMKNMAVAMQTKYNKGSASGNALFGDAGDTVSLNMAQKLAQKTGKQVFVSCSVPYDQNLIPLVEKRISDEIKSHPQHF; the protein is encoded by the exons ATGGAGGGAAACGATGAAACCAATGTCGAATCAATACACCCATTGATTTCGGTACACAACTTCGAAGATAACATACTAGGGAACCAGATTTACTTCCATGTCATAAAACTCAGTGAAAGTTTCCACATCTGTGTGGGAACAGCAGCAGTCATGAAAAACATGGCTGTTGCCATGCAAACAAAATAT AACAAAGGTTCAGCATCTGGTAACGCCCTGTTTGGAGATGCGGGTGATACTGTGTCTCTGAACATGGCACAGAAACTGG cccaAAAGACAGGAAAACAGGTGTTTGTGAGTTGTAGCGTGCCTTATGACCAGAACTTGATACCTTTGGTGGAGAAGAGGATCAGTGATGAGATCAAGAGCCACCCACAACACTTCTGA